The Collibacillus ludicampi region GGATGCGGTTAATCGAACCATTGAATATGTCAGTCCGGAAGGGAAAGAATATTCCCTCAATTACAAAGTGGCTACCCTTCTTGTGCGCCCGCGAGGTTGGCACCTGGATGAAAAACATGTGCTCGTTGACGGTAAGCCGATCTCAGGCAGCCTGTTCGACTTTGGTCTGTACTTTTACCATAACGTACACACACTTTTGCAAAACGGAACAGGTCCTTATTTCTACCTTCCCAAGATGGAGAGCCATCTGGAAGCAAGACTATGGAACGATGTTTTCGTTTGGGCGCAAAATGAATTGGGCATCCCCCAAGGGACAATCAAAGCGACCGTACTTATCGAAACTATTCTCGCAACATTCGAACTTGACGAAATACTATATGAATTGCGTGAACATTGCGCAGGATTGAATTGCGGACGATGGGACTACATTTTCAGTTATATTAAGAAATTCCGTAATCAACCGAATGTCATCCTTCCTGATCGTGCACTCGTGACCATGACCACACCGTTCATGCGTGCATATTCGCTCTTGACAATAAAAACCTGCCATAAGAGGAATGCGCATGCGATCGGAGGCATGGCGGCGCAGATTCCGATCAAGAACGATCCGGAGGCAAACGAGGAAGCGTTGAAGAAAGTACGTGCCGACAAAGAGAGGGAAGCACGTGACGGACATGATGGAACATGGGTGGCTCACCCAGGGCTTGTACCTGTAGCGATGGAAGTTTTCGATAGACTTATGCCGACACCGAACCAGGTCGATAAGAAACGGGAAGATGTTCAGGTAAGTGCCAGCGATCTTCTCGAAGTTCCCCAAGGACCGATCACCGAAGCAGGTCTTCGCACAAATATCAGCGTGGGGATTCAATATATTGAGGCGTGGCTCAAGGGTTCAGGTGCCGTTCCCATCTTCAATCTCATGGAAGATGCGGCTACCGCGGAGATATCGAGAGCGCAAGTTTGGCAGTGGATCCGCCATCCCAAAGGCGTTTTAGAAGACGGTAGAAAAGTGACGGCGGAGTTGGTTCAACAGTTGATAGAGGAAGAACTCCAGAAAATTAAGGACTCCGTTGGCGAACAGAGATATCAAGGCGGCAAATATCAGCAAGCAACCGAATTGTTCACCAAACTCATTTTAGATGATGATTTCGTTGATTTTCTCACTCTTCCCGGATATCAATACCTTGATTAAATATATTTTAAAATTTCAAAAGAGAAAGGGATGTTATTCATGATTAAAAAAGAAGAAGTTTTGAAACTTGAAGAAAGCTGGAAGTCTGACCGATGGAAAGGAATTGAGCGCCCGTATTCGGCAGAGGATGTCATTCGCCTTCGCGGTTCCATTCAGATCGAACACACGCTGGCACGCATGGGAGCTGAACGCTTGTGGCATTTGTTGCATAACGAAGATTATGTGCACGCACTTGGTGCTTTAACCGGTAACCAAGCTGTTCAGCAAGTGAAGGCAGGGCTTAAAGCGATCTACTTGAGCGGTTGGCAGGTGGCTGCCGATGCAAACCTGTCAGGCCATATGTATCCTGATCAAAGCCTCTATCCTGCAAACAGCGTGCCTCATGTAGTGAAACGGATCAATCAAGCACTTCAGCGCGCGGATCAGATTCAACACGCGGAAGGCAAAGGGGACACCTATTGGTTCGCTCCCATCGTCGCCGACGGAGAAGCTGGGTTCGGCGGTCCGCTCAACGTATTCGAGCTGATGAAAGCGATGATCGAAGCGGGTGCAGCCGGTGTTCACTTCGAAGATCAGCTTGCAGCTGAGAAAAAATGTGGGCATTTGGGAGGAAAAGTTCTGATTCCAACCTCTCATGCGATTCGCAATCTGGTCGCAGCACGATTGGCGGCAGATGTCATGGGGGTTCCTACAATCCTGATCGCTAGGACAGATGCCAACGCTGCAGCTCTGATAACAAGTGACATCGATCCTCGTGACCATGAGTTTATCACAGGTGAACGCACGGAAGAAGGATTCTTCAGAACACGCGCAGGCTTGGATCAGGCGATTGCAAGAGGTCTCGCATACGCGCCATACGCGGATTTGATCTGGTGCGAAACGTCGGAACCGAATCTGGAAGAGGCAAGACGTTTTGCGGAAGCGATTCACGCAAAATTCCCGGGCAAACTGTTGGCGTATAACTGTTCGCCATCGTTTAACTGGAAGAAGAAGCTCGACGATGAAACGATCGCAACATTCCAACAACAGATTGCCGAAATGGGTTACAAGTTCCAATTCGTCACGCTCGCAGGTTTCCACACGTTGAACCATAGCATGTTTGAACTGGCTCGCGGTTACAGAGACCGTGGCATGGCGGCTTACTCTGAACTCCAGCAAGCAGAATTTGAAAGTGAAAAATATGGATACACGGCTACAAGACATCAACGGGAAGTAGGTACAGGATATTTTGATGAAGTTTCCCAAGTGATCTCAGGAGGCACCTCTTCCACAACCGCTCTGACAGGCTCAACGGAAGAAGAGCAATTTACCCACGCATAATCTATAAAAGTAGCTCAAAAAGAAGGTTAGGATCGTTCGTCTCCTAACCTTCTTGTTATATGACTGGTCATTTCTGATTTTTCTCTTTGACCTCTTTCAACGTTTTTCTATTTCCGCACGTATTTTCATTTGATCATCTTCTAAAATTTCTAGTTCTCTTTGTAGTTGTTCCATTTGTTTTAATAACCTTTGGCGTACGTTCCGTAAGTGATATTCGAGATCTTCCAATTCTTCCTTTTTCAATTGATGAATTTCCCGATTATGTAAAAATCCGCTCGTAAGATGCATATGATGGCCACTCCTTTCCAATCATACTATTCGAGAAAAGTGAGGATTTGTTGTCAGTCATGGAGTAAAAGCCGGCAATTCATTCGCGTCATTCGTGAGTATGGGGAGAGAATGAATTCCCGGTTTTTACTTCATTCGTGATTCCGTCGATGACTGGAAGCCATAAAGTGAAAACGGTCCCTTTTCCCAATTCGCTTTCGACTGAAATCTTGCCCTGATGAAGTTCGACAAGCTGTTTTACAATAGCCAATCCTAACCCGGATCCTTTATTGTTCTTGGAACGCACGCGATCTCCTTTGAAAAACCTTTCCCAAATTCGCTCTAAATCGTTTTGGGGAATTCCCATTCCCGTATCCGCAACCTGCACTTTCACATATTTACCATCCGGAACAGCCATCATTTTGATTGTTCCTTGATCTGTGAATTTAACGGCGTTGTGTAAGAGATTCTTGAGAATCTGAACCACACGATGTCTGTCAGCATAAATTTGGGGAAGATCGTCCAAAACATGAATCTCGATGGATGTTTGTTTCTCGTCTGCCTCATGATGGAAGAGAAAAGCCACTTTTTTGATGACCTCTCTCAAGTCAACAGCCGTTTTGAACAAAGATACTTCCTTTTTCTCGAGCTTGATCAGATCCATGAGATCATCGATCAGACAACTCATCTGTAAAGTCTCTTGATACATGATTTGGAAATATTTCTGCCTTTCATCTTCACCCTCGATCAAGCCGTCTTGCAGCGCTTCCAAGAATCCTTGGATTGCGACTTGGCAGCTTGCTTGTCGTCATCCGACTTGGCAGCTTGCTTGTCATCATCCGACTTGGCAGCTTGCTTGTCGTCATCCGACTTGGCAGCTTGCTTGTCCTCATCCGACTTGGCAGCTTGCTTGTCATCATCCGACTTGGCAGCTTGCTTGTCATCATCCGACTTGGTAGCTTGTTTGTCGTCATCCGACTTGAGAGTTTGTTGATCGTCTTTGTCATGAGCGACCTCACGAACGACCGCGCCTTTACCAGGACCTCCTGGTAAGGAAGTAGCAACTTCGGACACTCTCTGTCCGTGATTGATTTTCACATGAAAATGATCCTTATCGAAATGGTTTGTATGCTCTTCTTGTACAGAGGCTACAATTTTAGCATGAGAGACCGGTTCACTGGTTGAAGCCATTGCTGCAGTGCCGAAAACTGCGGATGTCGCAAGGGAACTCAGTACAGTAAGGGGAATCCATTTTTTCTGATTCATTTTCAAATCAATCTCCTCCTTAACTTTTAAATTTAATCTCTTGCTCGCCTTTAAGTCTAAAAGAAAAAAGTAACCAATCTATGAGAACGATGGGAACTTTTCTTAAAAAACTATTAAAAAAATATGAATGGATCATAAAATCACATCTTTAACTTTAACAATTTTATGTTATAATACTTTAAAGCTTTTTAGTATATGGTTGTACTTAATTTAAATTGATCAACAGGAGTTAAGCTTTTCCGGGCATAAACCAATCGGTCGGTAGTGTGTTTGGAATGCATCCTACGGAATGAGAATCAATCTCTTTAACGAAATTGGAGTAGAAAAAGCCAACAGAAAGGTGTCGTTCGTGATCATGAATCATGGAAAGCAAGAGCTTGCACGTCAATTAAAATCGCGTCATATCATGATGATCGCTTTAGGCGGGGCGATCGGTGCCGGCATATTTAAAGGAAGCAGCAGTTCTATTTCCCTTGCCGGCCCTGGAGTCATCTTCGCTTATATATGGGGAGGGCTGCTCTTATTATTTGTCATGCAAGGATTAGCGGAGATGGCGGTACAGAATCCGCAAGCCCGGACGTTTCGAGAATTGATTGAACCGATTTTAGGGCGTTTCACGGGATATACACTCGGCTGGATTTATTGGTTGAACTGGGTACTCGTCATGTCTGCCGAGACGGCTGCGTCGGCAGTGTTTCTGCAGTACTGGTTTGCGGATGTTCCTCTTTGGGTTCTATCTTTAATCGTATCGATTGCGATTACCTTTTTGAATCTCTTTCAAGTAAATATATTCGGGGAGACAGAATACTGGTTGGCAGGTATCAAAGTCACTGTTTTATCCTTGTTTATTATCTTAGGCGGGGTTTTGCTTTTTGAGGGACTTGGCGATCATCCTGCCGTAGGTTTCAGCCATCTGACCAGTCACGGTGGGTTTTTCCCGCATGGTTTCACAGGTCTGGCAACTTCCATGCTTGTCGTGATGTTTTCATTCGGCGGGACAGAAATGATTGGGATGACATTAGGTGAAACGGAAAATCCGGAAAAAGTAATTCCGCGGGCTTCCCGTGGTGTGATCTACCGAGTCTTGCTGTTTTATGTCCTACCGATTCTTGTCATCGTGAGCCTCGTGCCGTGGGATCAGGTTTCTGCAGCGGGCAGCCCTTTTGTAACCGTTTTTCAGGCGATCGGTATCCCCTACGTTGGGGGCCTGATGAACTTCGTTATGTTAACGGCCGTTTTATCTGCTACCAATACGGGTATGTACGCTGCATCGCGCATGCTCTACACACAGGCGCTCGATCGACAAGCACCGCGCTTCTTCGGCGTTCTCTCGAAACGGAAAGTTCCGGTACGCGCTCTGCTTGCCAGTACCTCTTTCCTTTATGTAGGGGTCATTGTAGCCTTTTTTGCAAAAGGGCACACATTCGATTACCTTATGATCATCCCGGGCTACACTGTAATGGCGACTTGGATCGTGCTTTTACTAGCCCATCTCTTCAGCCATAAAAAAGGAATGAAAGTGAAAGGGTATACTTTCAAAGGTTTTCCCGTTATCACTGCGTTCGCGCTCTTCTTTATGCTCTTGATTTTTGCCGGGGTGATCTTGACATCTCCACTGTTTGGTACACTCTTTTTCTTCCTGGCATTGTTGATCATCATCGTAAGTTACCGTTTGCAACAAAGAGCATCTTTCATGAGAGTCAAACGTCTTTAAGGGAATTTGGGTGATACAAAAGAAATCCACCAAGAAACAAAGGTGGATTTCTTTCCTATTTTATTTAAACCATCCGAGGATAATTGATGCAATACCTGCCGCGATCAAAGGTCCCACGGGGACTCCTTTGAGAAAGGAGACTCCAATAATAGTACCGATCATAATGCTTGCTACCATCAAAGGATTCGAACTTAACAAGCTGAGTCCACGGCCGCCGAGGTATGCAACAAATATCCCGACGATCAGACCGAAGATCGTTGAGGGATGCGTAAATACTTTAATCATCTGATCCCATCCGATTTTTCCCGAAGCGATAGGCGCCAACACACCGATCGTCAAGATTATGATTCCCACTTGCAAACCGTACTTCTCAAGCAGGGGAATATAACGATCAAGATGAATGAGCCGTAATACTAACAAAATACTTACCGCAATTGCGACAGATTCGTTATTTCCCAAAATTCCAATAGCGAGTAAGAGTAATAAAATGACATTCACCGTATCCATAGAGAGTGTAACATTCCTTTTTCTGAAAATGTTTTGGTTACATTGTAATAGGTCTCAAGAAAATTGTAAAAGTATGCTGTTTGGATTCCATGGCAAACTGTAAAAACTCCTGGTGGACCAGGAGTTTCATCATGATGTGATATTATTGTAACCCCGCTTGTTCCTTGTCCAGTAATTTTCCGCTACGGAAAGTCAGTTTTGCATACGAGTTCGGCGATTCACCTTTATATTGATAGGTAACGGTGTACAAAGGATCGTCAGGATTCCCGGACTTTGAAACGATATCCCCTGGTCCCCCCACGAGGGAGAATACCTCATTCAAGGTCATTCCGTGTTTAAGCCGATCGAAAATCTGTTTGTCGATCACGGGTTGCGATTTCTTTTGCACTTCTGATTTTACAGGATTTTGTGAAGATGGAGTTGCTTGTTCCTGTTGATGAGAGGGTTCTTGTTTTGTTTGATCTGACGTATCCTTTTGTTGGTTTGCTGCATTCGTACTGGTGCTCGCCGACGGTTCTTGCTGTTTGGAGCTGCATCCGGTCGCACCAATGATGAGAACAGCGAGAGTCCAGATCCACCATTTTGGAATTGGATTTTTCTTCTTTTCTAACATGACATCCTCTCCTTTATTTTTAGTTAACCATAAGGAGTGGATGGGAGCAAGGAATTTACTGGTTAACTGGGTCTATTCACATGCGAACGTACTTTGTTGTATACACGCTTGAGGATCGTGAAATACTGTGGGCAAATTGTATCGTATGATTCATGAAGTGGAAATGATGAATGATGACAAAATAAATTAATGTAACATATAAT contains the following coding sequences:
- the aceB gene encoding malate synthase A; amino-acid sequence: MGIQTNVYPPGVRVTAPLSPEFSEILTPDALQFLANMSRRFEERRQELLRRREERQREFDAGKLPDFLPETEHIRNSSWTIAPVPHDLQDRRVEITGPAGDRKMVINALNSGAKVFMADFEDANSPTWENTIQGQINMRDAVNRTIEYVSPEGKEYSLNYKVATLLVRPRGWHLDEKHVLVDGKPISGSLFDFGLYFYHNVHTLLQNGTGPYFYLPKMESHLEARLWNDVFVWAQNELGIPQGTIKATVLIETILATFELDEILYELREHCAGLNCGRWDYIFSYIKKFRNQPNVILPDRALVTMTTPFMRAYSLLTIKTCHKRNAHAIGGMAAQIPIKNDPEANEEALKKVRADKEREARDGHDGTWVAHPGLVPVAMEVFDRLMPTPNQVDKKREDVQVSASDLLEVPQGPITEAGLRTNISVGIQYIEAWLKGSGAVPIFNLMEDAATAEISRAQVWQWIRHPKGVLEDGRKVTAELVQQLIEEELQKIKDSVGEQRYQGGKYQQATELFTKLILDDDFVDFLTLPGYQYLD
- a CDS encoding amino acid permease encodes the protein MNHGKQELARQLKSRHIMMIALGGAIGAGIFKGSSSSISLAGPGVIFAYIWGGLLLLFVMQGLAEMAVQNPQARTFRELIEPILGRFTGYTLGWIYWLNWVLVMSAETAASAVFLQYWFADVPLWVLSLIVSIAITFLNLFQVNIFGETEYWLAGIKVTVLSLFIILGGVLLFEGLGDHPAVGFSHLTSHGGFFPHGFTGLATSMLVVMFSFGGTEMIGMTLGETENPEKVIPRASRGVIYRVLLFYVLPILVIVSLVPWDQVSAAGSPFVTVFQAIGIPYVGGLMNFVMLTAVLSATNTGMYAASRMLYTQALDRQAPRFFGVLSKRKVPVRALLASTSFLYVGVIVAFFAKGHTFDYLMIIPGYTVMATWIVLLLAHLFSHKKGMKVKGYTFKGFPVITAFALFFMLLIFAGVILTSPLFGTLFFFLALLIIIVSYRLQQRASFMRVKRL
- the aceA gene encoding isocitrate lyase, with product MIKKEEVLKLEESWKSDRWKGIERPYSAEDVIRLRGSIQIEHTLARMGAERLWHLLHNEDYVHALGALTGNQAVQQVKAGLKAIYLSGWQVAADANLSGHMYPDQSLYPANSVPHVVKRINQALQRADQIQHAEGKGDTYWFAPIVADGEAGFGGPLNVFELMKAMIEAGAAGVHFEDQLAAEKKCGHLGGKVLIPTSHAIRNLVAARLAADVMGVPTILIARTDANAAALITSDIDPRDHEFITGERTEEGFFRTRAGLDQAIARGLAYAPYADLIWCETSEPNLEEARRFAEAIHAKFPGKLLAYNCSPSFNWKKKLDDETIATFQQQIAEMGYKFQFVTLAGFHTLNHSMFELARGYRDRGMAAYSELQQAEFESEKYGYTATRHQREVGTGYFDEVSQVISGGTSSTTALTGSTEEEQFTHA
- a CDS encoding DUF441 domain-containing protein, whose amino-acid sequence is MDTVNVILLLLLAIGILGNNESVAIAVSILLVLRLIHLDRYIPLLEKYGLQVGIIILTIGVLAPIASGKIGWDQMIKVFTHPSTIFGLIVGIFVAYLGGRGLSLLSSNPLMVASIMIGTIIGVSFLKGVPVGPLIAAGIASIILGWFK
- a CDS encoding DUF3862 domain-containing protein; the encoded protein is MLEKKKNPIPKWWIWTLAVLIIGATGCSSKQQEPSASTSTNAANQQKDTSDQTKQEPSHQQEQATPSSQNPVKSEVQKKSQPVIDKQIFDRLKHGMTLNEVFSLVGGPGDIVSKSGNPDDPLYTVTYQYKGESPNSYAKLTFRSGKLLDKEQAGLQ
- a CDS encoding sensor histidine kinase; translation: MEALQDGLIEGEDERQKYFQIMYQETLQMSCLIDDLMDLIKLEKKEVSLFKTAVDLREVIKKVAFLFHHEADEKQTSIEIHVLDDLPQIYADRHRVVQILKNLLHNAVKFTDQGTIKMMAVPDGKYVKVQVADTGMGIPQNDLERIWERFFKGDRVRSKNNKGSGLGLAIVKQLVELHQGKISVESELGKGTVFTLWLPVIDGITNEVKTGNSFSPHTHE